A genomic window from Gloeocapsa sp. PCC 73106 includes:
- a CDS encoding proline dehydrogenase family protein yields the protein MVTEIKSTQNYESQTQAIARQLLEMSKEKRSFLNMGWEDKLLGWAMSNPHLRVQLFRFIDSLPALQSKKEIARHLQQYLGDESVELPGALKGILNFTEPNSAPAQLAAATITKSVESLAYKYIAGENIKEVIKSVERLRKEKMAFTIDLLGEAVIAETEAQSYLERYIELIETLSEQAKKWAKVPEIDEANGQELPKIQVSVKLTAFYSQFDPIDPQGSKARVCDRLRQLLRRAKELGAGIHFDMEQYRYKDLTLAILKELLLEEEFRDRRDIG from the coding sequence GTGGTTACCGAGATAAAATCTACACAAAACTACGAAAGCCAAACCCAAGCAATAGCTAGACAGCTACTGGAGATGAGTAAGGAAAAGCGCTCATTTTTAAATATGGGTTGGGAAGATAAGCTTTTGGGATGGGCGATGAGTAATCCCCATTTACGGGTGCAACTTTTTCGGTTTATAGACTCTTTACCCGCATTACAGAGTAAAAAAGAAATAGCCCGTCATTTGCAACAATATCTAGGAGATGAGTCGGTAGAATTACCTGGTGCGCTCAAGGGTATTCTTAACTTTACTGAACCTAATTCAGCTCCTGCGCAATTAGCTGCAGCTACTATTACTAAATCGGTAGAGTCTCTAGCTTATAAGTATATCGCAGGAGAGAATATTAAAGAGGTCATTAAAAGTGTAGAACGTCTGCGTAAAGAGAAAATGGCTTTTACTATCGATTTGTTGGGAGAAGCGGTGATCGCTGAAACAGAAGCACAATCTTATTTAGAGAGATACATAGAGCTAATCGAGACTCTGAGCGAACAGGCTAAAAAGTGGGCAAAAGTACCAGAAATAGACGAAGCAAATGGACAGGAATTGCCCAAGATACAAGTTTCAGTCAAACTAACTGCATTTTACTCCCAATTTGACCCCATCGATCCCCAAGGAAGTAAAGCAAGGGTGTGCGATCGCCTACGTCAACTCCTAAGAAGAGCTAAAGAATTGGGCGCAGGTATCCACTTTGATATGGAACAATACCGCTACAAAGATTTAACCCTAGCCATTCTCAAAGAGTTATTACTAGAAGAAGAATTCCGCGATCGCCGAGATATAGGTAT
- a CDS encoding SDR family NAD(P)-dependent oxidoreductase gives MNFATVDRVALITGANSGVGLMTAKGLAALGWRVIIACRSPIKAKRAIAYLSTTNIEFLPLDLASLDSVERLVKLFTNKGLNLDLLINNAGIFSQRGITQDGFELIWGTNYLGHFYLTHLLLEKAPISRILIIASDLALQAQFIDWWRLRQETPLNFLPFYNFSKLCLLLLAQNLTERGVNVNSVHPGFVQSNITPGHRLSKYLGLGISPEVSAQGIVELATAPISGKFLNYQGKAMQLSALATNSDLAQRLWEKSLNWCKMSQSQSIYGPFSLSMSPEVVSQATETIIKDVLPVKPSLGKLSAFKGQLGSFFLSLVEHSRKQFHMERHLDSPVVRSLCEDPKLLEKLREYLGPDLVLWRSELWLNDVSKRLIPLWHNDCYHKLIATEGKTIHVYIALTEVNAQNGFEYIPRDKVIGDLQIKMRDPFSGNPFFELPTQLEQQALPVVLQPGEFILFTDDLIHRSLVNQSDRFRLSLTLRFGQGDLQLLSNYSSQSAQLVHL, from the coding sequence ATGAATTTTGCAACGGTGGACCGAGTAGCCTTAATCACTGGTGCTAACTCTGGCGTTGGTTTAATGACGGCTAAAGGTTTGGCGGCTTTGGGTTGGCGCGTAATTATCGCCTGTCGTTCCCCTATTAAAGCTAAACGCGCTATCGCTTATCTATCTACCACCAACATTGAATTTCTTCCCCTGGATTTAGCTTCTCTTGATTCTGTAGAGCGATTGGTAAAGCTTTTTACTAATAAGGGACTAAATTTAGATCTGTTAATTAATAATGCGGGAATTTTCTCCCAAAGGGGCATAACTCAAGACGGTTTTGAGTTGATTTGGGGAACTAATTATCTAGGTCATTTTTATCTGACTCATTTGTTGCTGGAAAAAGCACCCATTTCTCGCATTCTCATCATCGCTTCTGATTTGGCGTTACAAGCTCAATTTATCGATTGGTGGCGCTTACGACAGGAAACACCCCTAAATTTTCTACCCTTTTATAACTTCTCTAAATTGTGCTTATTACTGCTAGCGCAAAACTTAACTGAGAGAGGAGTAAACGTTAATAGCGTTCATCCGGGTTTTGTACAGTCTAATATCACTCCTGGACATCGCTTGAGTAAGTATTTAGGCTTAGGGATCTCTCCCGAAGTCAGCGCTCAGGGTATCGTTGAGTTAGCTACTGCTCCAATTAGTGGTAAATTTCTCAATTACCAAGGAAAAGCGATGCAACTTTCTGCTTTGGCTACTAATTCGGATTTAGCACAACGCTTATGGGAAAAGAGTCTAAATTGGTGCAAGATGTCCCAAAGTCAGTCTATCTATGGACCTTTTTCTCTCTCTATGTCTCCTGAAGTCGTCTCTCAAGCTACTGAGACTATTATTAAAGATGTCTTACCCGTTAAACCATCTTTGGGTAAATTAAGCGCATTTAAGGGTCAATTGGGTTCTTTTTTCCTGAGTTTGGTGGAACATTCTCGTAAACAATTCCACATGGAGAGACATCTGGATTCACCCGTAGTGCGATCGCTCTGCGAAGATCCCAAATTACTGGAAAAATTGAGAGAATATTTAGGACCGGATTTAGTCTTATGGCGTTCAGAATTATGGTTAAATGATGTATCTAAACGTCTGATTCCTTTATGGCATAATGACTGCTATCATAAGTTAATCGCTACTGAGGGTAAAACTATTCATGTTTATATCGCTTTAACAGAAGTTAATGCCCAAAATGGTTTTGAATATATACCTAGGGATAAAGTTATTGGAGATTTACAGATAAAAATGAGGGATCCTTTCAGTGGGAATCCTTTTTTTGAGTTACCCACCCAATTGGAGCAACAGGCTTTACCCGTAGTGTTACAACCCGGTGAATTTATCTTATTTACCGATGATTTAATACACAGATCTTTAGTTAATCAGAGCGATCGCTTTCGTCTATCTCTAACTCTGCGCTTCGGTCAAGGCGATCTGCAATTACTCTCTAACTATAGCTCTCAATCTGCCCAGTTGGTTCACTTGTGA
- a CDS encoding protein NO VEIN domain-containing protein has protein sequence MEYERQQGWTHEDISQKHDGSGFDIRSIGKADPQTEIAPVRRIEVKGRASKS, from the coding sequence ATGGAATACGAAAGACAACAAGGTTGGACACACGAAGATATCAGCCAAAAACACGATGGTAGTGGCTTCGATATCCGCAGTATCGGTAAAGCAGATCCACAAACGGAGATCGCTCCCGTCAGACGCATTGAAGTCAAAGGACGAGCTTCAAAGTCTTAG
- a CDS encoding PIN domain-containing protein — MAFLVDTNLVLRSVDLNHPMYPDATNAVNILLSRGEQVCIVPQNLIEFWNVYTRPVNRNGLGNTVAEAQNEVIRLKSFFQLLPDTPEIYPRWESLVSKYQVKGVQVHDAKLVAAMLVHQLTHILTFNVGDFNRYQEIISLHPTQI; from the coding sequence ATGGCTTTTTTAGTTGATACTAATTTAGTGTTACGTAGCGTAGACCTCAATCATCCCATGTATCCTGATGCTACCAATGCCGTCAATATCTTATTGAGTCGAGGGGAACAAGTTTGTATTGTTCCTCAAAACCTAATTGAGTTTTGGAATGTTTACACACGGCCAGTTAATAGAAATGGATTAGGAAATACAGTAGCCGAAGCACAAAACGAAGTCATCAGACTCAAAAGTTTTTTTCAATTGCTTCCTGATACTCCTGAAATCTATCCACGATGGGAAAGTTTAGTGAGCAAGTATCAAGTGAAAGGCGTACAAGTTCATGATGCTAAATTAGTAGCGGCAATGCTAGTCCATCAACTTACGCACATTTTAACTTTTAATGTTGGTGATTTTAATCGATATCAAGAAATTATTAGTCTTCATCCAACACAAATTTAA
- a CDS encoding fatty acid desaturase: MMNNSDSLTEKLRLAVKDLTRVNPWVGLLRLMILVSLFLLFVILTWLTDNIWVFGINSAIAGFLYAFCLICTHDSTHNTLTGWSWFEAIAPRLLSYPMLWPYGVYSELHRLHHAWNGRDFRDPERIEWTKEEYTEVAPLLRWYVRHQWVIDIFVLGGVGLIVKTWVNGMRFQSVRPRLRWQLGIDVVGMIVIQGIFVFSAVYYGVIWRYLLFWFILERAIGIVTQTRDHLEHYRMWNQQPGYQLTQLYSCRNLKVNPLTQWLMGGLPYHSVHHCFPEIPFNRLPSAFERIQLILKEHNLPLMIQDSGYFRATWRLKSQPTVITSIQGGHQDL; the protein is encoded by the coding sequence ATGATGAATAATTCTGATTCTTTGACCGAAAAACTGAGATTGGCGGTTAAGGATTTAACAAGAGTAAATCCTTGGGTAGGACTGTTGCGGTTGATGATCCTGGTCAGCTTATTTCTACTCTTTGTAATCTTAACTTGGCTAACGGATAATATCTGGGTATTTGGAATTAATAGTGCGATCGCTGGTTTTCTTTACGCTTTTTGCTTAATTTGTACCCATGATAGTACTCACAACACTCTCACTGGATGGTCATGGTTTGAGGCGATCGCTCCTCGCCTATTATCTTATCCGATGTTATGGCCCTATGGGGTATATTCCGAATTACACCGTCTTCATCATGCTTGGAATGGTAGAGATTTTAGAGATCCTGAACGCATTGAGTGGACAAAAGAAGAGTATACAGAAGTTGCTCCTCTATTACGCTGGTACGTACGTCATCAATGGGTAATTGATATCTTCGTTTTAGGGGGTGTAGGATTAATTGTCAAAACCTGGGTTAATGGGATGCGCTTTCAATCTGTACGTCCTCGTTTGCGTTGGCAATTGGGGATAGATGTGGTGGGAATGATCGTCATTCAGGGAATTTTTGTGTTTAGCGCTGTTTATTACGGGGTAATTTGGCGTTATCTTTTATTTTGGTTTATTTTGGAGCGTGCTATTGGTATTGTCACCCAAACCCGAGATCACCTGGAACATTACCGAATGTGGAATCAACAACCAGGATACCAGTTAACACAGTTGTACTCTTGTCGTAATCTAAAAGTCAATCCCTTGACTCAATGGTTAATGGGTGGGTTACCCTACCACTCTGTGCACCACTGCTTTCCTGAGATTCCCTTTAATCGACTACCGTCCGCTTTTGAACGGATTCAATTGATTTTAAAAGAACATAACTTACCCTTGATGATTCAAGATTCAGGCTATTTTCGAGCGACTTGGCGACTCAAAAGTCAACCTACGGTGATTACATCTATCCAAGGAGGACACCAGGATTTGTAG
- a CDS encoding transporter substrate-binding domain-containing protein codes for MKRIIQLMLLSWGVSVGLVWANTSAAQPVETEIKETGIVKVGIRNDSPLFGYGEASEGYCRDFGEALAITLTETLGTAVTAEFVPSTTQNRWDLVSAGEVHLECGPNTITQDRETEKGIKFSRPFFFTATQIFVKVDVTEEDVKTGTIGTISGTTNASEMQMVYPESQIQDTFTTRIEGIEAVQAGEITGFASDGILIIGSATVLQLDQNSFALATPIVNGRQFCAAYGMILPGSDENAVWRETINNLIANSGKGAEIWGVWFDPVSPYIDKTLADCQR; via the coding sequence ATGAAGCGAATTATCCAATTGATGTTGTTATCCTGGGGCGTATCCGTAGGTTTAGTTTGGGCTAATACTAGCGCAGCGCAACCGGTAGAAACAGAAATTAAAGAAACAGGAATAGTAAAGGTAGGAATCAGAAACGACTCCCCCTTGTTTGGTTACGGAGAAGCATCCGAAGGCTATTGTCGAGACTTTGGCGAAGCTTTAGCCATCACATTAACCGAAACATTAGGAACAGCGGTAACAGCAGAATTCGTCCCGTCTACTACCCAAAACAGATGGGATCTGGTGAGTGCAGGAGAAGTACATTTAGAATGCGGTCCTAACACGATCACACAAGATAGAGAAACCGAAAAGGGCATCAAATTCTCTCGTCCCTTCTTTTTTACCGCTACCCAAATCTTCGTTAAAGTCGATGTCACCGAAGAAGACGTGAAAACCGGTACGATTGGAACCATCTCAGGTACCACTAACGCCAGTGAGATGCAGATGGTTTATCCCGAGTCTCAAATTCAAGATACCTTTACCACCAGAATAGAGGGAATAGAAGCAGTACAAGCGGGAGAAATTACCGGTTTTGCTAGTGATGGTATTTTAATTATTGGTAGTGCTACAGTGCTACAACTAGACCAAAATAGTTTTGCCTTAGCTACCCCCATCGTCAACGGTCGTCAATTCTGTGCCGCCTACGGTATGATTCTGCCAGGAAGCGACGAAAATGCGGTGTGGCGGGAAACTATCAACAATTTAATCGCCAATAGCGGTAAGGGTGCGGAAATTTGGGGGGTTTGGTTTGATCCCGTATCACCCTATATCGACAAAACTTTAGCAGATTGTCAAAGATAA
- a CDS encoding gamma-glutamylcyclotransferase, giving the protein MLKVFVYGTLKPGECNYNPYCERKVKELYPAYTLGCLYNLPFGYPAMTAGTQKVQGFLLTFTEENHLQSLDRLEGCVAGRPMDHLSYYREQVKVYNPQGIYLTEAWAYLMTTAQVGMCGGKVIVSGSWHSPEKEG; this is encoded by the coding sequence TTGTTAAAGGTTTTTGTTTACGGTACTCTTAAGCCAGGCGAGTGCAATTATAATCCTTACTGTGAGAGGAAAGTAAAGGAATTATACCCTGCTTATACCTTGGGTTGTCTCTATAATTTACCTTTTGGTTATCCGGCTATGACTGCTGGTACTCAAAAAGTCCAGGGATTTTTACTTACTTTTACCGAGGAGAATCATCTGCAATCTTTGGATCGCCTAGAGGGTTGCGTCGCGGGTCGTCCTATGGATCATTTGAGTTACTATAGGGAGCAAGTTAAGGTTTATAATCCCCAAGGTATATACTTGACTGAGGCTTGGGCTTATTTGATGACTACCGCGCAGGTGGGAATGTGTGGAGGAAAAGTCATTGTTTCAGGATCCTGGCATTCACCAGAAAAGGAAGGTTAA
- the hisF gene encoding imidazole glycerol phosphate synthase subunit HisF, translated as MLAKRILPCLDVKAGRVVKGINFVNLQDAGDPVELARAYNDAGADELVFLDITASYEDRSTIIDVVYRTAEQVFIPLTVGGGIQSLENIKVLLRAGADKVSINSAAVRQPELLNQASDRFGKQCIVVAIDARKRQSSENPGWDVYVKGGRENTGLDAIAWAVEVEKRGAGELLITSMDADGTQAGYDLALTRAIAERVEIPVIASGGAGNCEHIYQALTTGKAEAALLASLLHYGQLTIADLKSYLADANVPVRR; from the coding sequence ATGTTAGCTAAGAGAATTTTACCCTGTCTCGATGTTAAAGCGGGCAGAGTTGTTAAAGGCATCAATTTCGTCAATCTCCAAGATGCCGGGGATCCAGTGGAGTTAGCCCGGGCTTATAATGATGCAGGGGCAGATGAGTTGGTCTTTTTAGATATTACCGCTAGCTACGAGGATCGCAGTACTATTATTGATGTGGTTTATCGTACTGCAGAGCAGGTATTTATCCCTCTTACCGTGGGTGGGGGTATTCAATCCTTAGAAAATATTAAAGTTTTATTACGAGCTGGTGCGGACAAAGTGAGTATTAATTCGGCGGCGGTGCGTCAACCGGAGTTGCTTAATCAAGCTAGCGATCGCTTTGGAAAACAGTGTATCGTAGTCGCTATAGACGCCCGCAAACGCCAAAGCAGTGAGAATCCAGGCTGGGATGTCTACGTCAAAGGGGGGAGAGAGAATACGGGATTGGACGCGATCGCCTGGGCTGTAGAAGTAGAAAAACGAGGCGCAGGAGAGTTATTAATTACTAGCATGGACGCCGATGGGACTCAAGCAGGCTATGATTTAGCTCTAACTAGAGCGATCGCTGAACGAGTGGAAATTCCCGTGATTGCTTCTGGTGGAGCAGGCAATTGTGAACATATCTATCAAGCCCTCACTACTGGTAAGGCGGAAGCTGCTTTACTCGCTTCTTTACTGCATTACGGTCAACTCACTATTGCTGATCTTAAATCCTATTTAGCCGATGCTAATGTACCCGTGCGTAGATAA
- a CDS encoding Fic family protein: protein MDTKNLIITPEILQIVAEIDEFKGSWKAFGTLAPERLAVLKRVATIESIASSTRIEGVKLSDREVEQLLSNLETKSLSTRDEQEVAGYAEAMQVLFEAWEAIPLTENYIKQLHSILLKYSCKDERHRGNYKTLNNNVEAFDVNGKPLGIILETATPFDTPRLMEDLVFWTREKLEQKELHPLIVIGVFVVQFLAIHPFQDGNGRLSRILTTLLLLKSGYSYVPYTSLETIIEQNKDSYYLALRRTQQSLKTEDVDWLSWVLFFLRSLNRQKDRLVQKLERENLFKTSLPELSVSILELAKAHGRITTGQIEKLTQKSRSTIKARLNDLIEMKKLVRHGKGRSTWYSL from the coding sequence ATGGACACCAAAAACTTGATTATTACACCTGAGATTTTACAAATAGTTGCCGAAATTGATGAGTTTAAAGGCTCTTGGAAAGCTTTCGGAACCTTAGCGCCAGAGCGTTTAGCCGTTCTCAAACGGGTAGCAACTATAGAAAGCATTGCTTCTTCTACTCGAATTGAAGGAGTTAAGCTTAGCGATAGAGAGGTTGAGCAACTTTTAAGTAATTTAGAGACTAAATCTTTAAGCACTCGTGATGAGCAAGAGGTTGCAGGTTATGCTGAAGCGATGCAAGTGCTTTTTGAAGCCTGGGAAGCGATTCCTTTAACTGAAAATTATATTAAGCAACTTCACTCAATCTTGCTTAAGTACAGTTGTAAAGATGAAAGACATCGAGGTAATTATAAAACCCTTAATAATAATGTTGAGGCGTTTGATGTTAATGGAAAGCCTTTAGGGATTATCTTGGAAACTGCTACTCCCTTTGACACTCCTCGTTTAATGGAAGATTTAGTCTTTTGGACAAGAGAAAAGTTGGAACAAAAAGAGTTGCATCCCTTAATAGTGATTGGGGTTTTTGTGGTGCAATTTCTGGCGATACATCCCTTTCAAGACGGAAATGGTCGCTTATCTCGTATTTTGACTACTTTACTCTTATTAAAAAGTGGGTATAGCTACGTACCATATACCTCCCTGGAAACTATTATTGAGCAAAATAAAGATAGTTACTACTTGGCTTTGAGACGTACACAGCAGAGTTTGAAAACGGAAGATGTTGATTGGCTTTCATGGGTTCTCTTTTTTCTCCGTTCTCTTAATCGCCAAAAAGACAGATTGGTTCAGAAATTAGAGCGAGAAAATCTCTTTAAAACTTCTTTACCAGAATTATCTGTAAGTATATTAGAACTTGCCAAAGCACACGGGAGGATAACCACAGGTCAAATTGAAAAACTTACCCAAAAGAGTCGTAGTACTATTAAAGCAAGATTAAATGATTTGATAGAGATGAAAAAGTTGGTTAGACATGGAAAAGGTCGTTCAACTTGGTATTCACTTTAA
- a CDS encoding ABA4-like family protein, whose protein sequence is MLTTTNLFSLANLFVLPFWTLMILLPNWSVTKKVMESYLPFIALISLYIYFISGAITSESAQALANPQLADIARFFSDETAAATGWVHFLVMDLFVGRWIYWQGQQTGVWTVHSLILCLFAGPVGLLSHIVTHWVSQKFTQTKVSLET, encoded by the coding sequence ATGTTAACTACCACCAATTTATTTAGTCTAGCCAACTTATTTGTTTTACCCTTCTGGACCTTAATGATTCTACTTCCTAATTGGAGTGTAACTAAAAAAGTAATGGAGTCCTATTTACCCTTTATTGCTCTAATTAGCTTGTATATCTACTTTATCTCAGGTGCAATAACAAGCGAATCTGCTCAAGCTTTAGCTAATCCTCAACTAGCTGATATCGCCCGTTTTTTTAGCGATGAAACAGCCGCAGCTACAGGGTGGGTACATTTTTTAGTCATGGATTTATTTGTGGGTCGCTGGATTTATTGGCAAGGTCAACAAACAGGAGTATGGACTGTACACTCTTTAATTTTATGTTTATTTGCAGGTCCAGTGGGGCTATTGTCTCACATTGTTACCCATTGGGTAAGTCAGAAGTTCACACAAACTAAAGTTTCGCTGGAAACCTAA
- a CDS encoding DUF262 domain-containing protein, which translates to MKATETKFLKFLQQPKQFVIPIYQRTYSWTKKQCQQL; encoded by the coding sequence ATGAAAGCCACTGAAACTAAATTTCTCAAATTTCTGCAGCAACCCAAGCAATTTGTTATTCCTATCTATCAACGCACCTACAGTTGGACGAAAAAACAATGTCAGCAATTATAG